The sequence CACAAGGTCGAGATTGGTTAACTTTGCACAATTGATTGATAGCGAAGGAGGATTTGAAGATGTTCAAAAAGTATTTTCAGAAGCATTTCCAGTTTGACAGCATCTTTAAGGGTCCGCCAACTGCTGAGGAGCAGGCCTTTATCGCCAAACGCAAACGGAAGCTCGGGTTTTTCATCTTTTTGCAGTTCCTCAGACTTTTACCTATCGGCTGCGGGGTTGCTTTCGGGATTTCCTTCTTTTGGGATTTTGGCAAAGATGATCACATCACCGTTTTGGGGCAGGTGTTGGAGATGAACGCCATTATCCGAATGATTTCAGTGAGTGGATTGATCGGATTTGGCACCAACTGGGTGGCGGTGAAGATGCTTTTCAAACCAGTTTTCAAGCGTCCCATTTGGGGACAAGGTTTGATTCCAGCGCATAAGGAGCGTATCGTCTGGCAAATGGCGGGCGGAATTCACAAACACATCCTCAATGAGGAACTGATTCGGGAACGCATTCATGACTCGGGTTTGATTCCCAAAATCAACCAAATCCTGATTCGAGGAGTTGAAAACTTGCTGGATGACGAGGAATTCAGCCGTGAAATCAAGGCTGTCGCCTACACTTATGTGAAGCGAAGTCTCGCAAAACCAGAAACACGGGAGCGGTTTGCGGGCATTATTGATGAGAAACTGGATGAGAATCTCAAAGGAGGCATCTCAGGATTCGTTTTTCAAGCCTATAAGAAACTGAACCGCAGGGAATACCAAGCGGTGATCGACAACATCTTGAACCGTGTACCGGGAACGGTGGTCAACGTGATCGAGGAAGTCGAGGATGAACGCGAATCGATTGCCGAGGCCATTCGTGCGCGTGAGAAGGACATGGAGCAATTTATTCTCAAGTTGGTCCTCGATGTACTTGACCGCATCGATATCCGGACTTTGTTGAGCAAACAAATGGCGCATTTTGACGAAGCGAAATTGGAAAACCTCATCTGGAGCGCTACCAACGAGCAATTGCTCTACATCGAATACCTCGGTACCCTTTTGGGCATCTTCGGCGGATTGTTGATCTGGCAACCCATTGTGATGGGAATCCTTTTTGTTGCCGTTTTTGTGACGCTCTTTTTGCTCGACATCGTTTTGCATCACCTCAAAAGAAATAACATTGGCAGCCGAAAAGCGTGACTTGAAGCAGAGCTACCTTTCCGGTGACTCCGAATTATTGCCATTTACCCAATGGCAATGGCCGATCGAAGACTATCAGGCTGTCATCGACGCCAGGGAAGCAGTTGCCGTGCCTCGGCAGTTGCTTGTTGCCGAATTAGCCGCACAAAATGCGCACCTTCCAAATTCGAAAGGCACCCTGTTGCAAATCGCAAAGTTGGGCTCAGCGCGCACATTTACCGTGACAACCGGCCATCAGGTTTGTCTCTTGGGAGGGCCGATGTTTACCTTGTACAAGATTGCCACGACGATTGCCTTGGCGCAGTCGCTCAAGGAAAGGTATCCGGCTTATGAATTCGTGCCCATTTTGTGGATGGCGACCGAAGACCATGATTGGGAAGAAGTCAACCACTTCTACCCTTCCTTCGCCGAAAAACGCACATATTCTGGAAAATTCAAGGGTCCGGTTGGAAGACATGTGCTCGAGCCTGCGATCCACGACGTGCTACAAGCGCCCGTCGCGCCATGGGTGCAGGATTTTTATAAGCCTGGTCGAACCATGGGCGAAGCTTTTCGAGGAATGATGCACCATCTGTTTGGCGCACAGGGACTCGTCATCGTCGATGCAGATCGGTGGTCTTTCAAAGCTGCGTTTTCCCCCATCATGGCCGCGGAATTGCAGATGAAAGGTATTGCAGCCCCTGCACGCGCAACGACGGAGCAATTGGAATCCCTAGGATTCAAACCACAAATTTTGCCCCGCGCCATCAATCTATTTTATGTCGGAGATGGAGATCGCAGCCTCATTGACTATGTCGAGGGCCATTATCAGCTCAAGGGACAAGAGAAACGCTGGACGGAAGCCGAAATCCTTGCCGAATTGGCCGAATCCCCCGAACATTTCAGTCCCAACGTCGCCTTGAGGCCCGTGTACCAAGAAACTTTGCTTCCCAATGTTGCTACCGTTGGTGGTTGGGCAGAGGTGAGCTATTGGTTGCAACTCAAAGCAGGCTTCGAGCACCTCGGCGTTCCATTTCCCCCCTTGATTCCACGGATGCATGCCACCCTCGTCACCAAGAATCAAGCAAATGAACTTGACCAATTGGGATTGCCGCTTTCCGCTATGGCGGAGCCGTTGCATGTGATCAATGACCGCTATCTCCAACAGCATTGGGACGAATCTCCTTTGGTATCCGCAATTGCAGATGTCCATGCTGCCTACGAGAGACTCGCCGAATTAGTGGCAACGATAGATCCGACACAGGCAACAGGCGTAAAAGCCGAACAGGCAAAATCCGGCAACGCCTTGGAAAGCCTGCCCAAAAAGCTGAAAAAGGCACTG comes from Bacteroidota bacterium and encodes:
- a CDS encoding DUF445 family protein — protein: MFKKYFQKHFQFDSIFKGPPTAEEQAFIAKRKRKLGFFIFLQFLRLLPIGCGVAFGISFFWDFGKDDHITVLGQVLEMNAIIRMISVSGLIGFGTNWVAVKMLFKPVFKRPIWGQGLIPAHKERIVWQMAGGIHKHILNEELIRERIHDSGLIPKINQILIRGVENLLDDEEFSREIKAVAYTYVKRSLAKPETRERFAGIIDEKLDENLKGGISGFVFQAYKKLNRREYQAVIDNILNRVPGTVVNVIEEVEDERESIAEAIRAREKDMEQFILKLVLDVLDRIDIRTLLSKQMAHFDEAKLENLIWSATNEQLLYIEYLGTLLGIFGGLLIWQPIVMGILFVAVFVTLFLLDIVLHHLKRNNIGSRKA
- the bshC gene encoding bacillithiol biosynthesis cysteine-adding enzyme BshC; this encodes MAAEKRDLKQSYLSGDSELLPFTQWQWPIEDYQAVIDAREAVAVPRQLLVAELAAQNAHLPNSKGTLLQIAKLGSARTFTVTTGHQVCLLGGPMFTLYKIATTIALAQSLKERYPAYEFVPILWMATEDHDWEEVNHFYPSFAEKRTYSGKFKGPVGRHVLEPAIHDVLQAPVAPWVQDFYKPGRTMGEAFRGMMHHLFGAQGLVIVDADRWSFKAAFSPIMAAELQMKGIAAPARATTEQLESLGFKPQILPRAINLFYVGDGDRSLIDYVEGHYQLKGQEKRWTEAEILAELAESPEHFSPNVALRPVYQETLLPNVATVGGWAEVSYWLQLKAGFEHLGVPFPPLIPRMHATLVTKNQANELDQLGLPLSAMAEPLHVINDRYLQQHWDESPLVSAIADVHAAYERLAELVATIDPTQATGVKAEQAKSGNALESLPKKLKKALRNRNPQPYQQIATLKNSIEPENASQQRVLNFTAFDNVNPLTLVEVLIAQAKNAKSDAQWITLP